One region of Salvelinus namaycush isolate Seneca chromosome 3, SaNama_1.0, whole genome shotgun sequence genomic DNA includes:
- the LOC120033334 gene encoding eukaryotic translation initiation factor 2 subunit 1-like gives MTTTTLERTEGLSVLNQAMAAIKEKIEEKRGVFNIQMEAKVVTDIDETELARQLEQLERENAEVDGDDEDGEMEAKAED, from the exons ATGACCACCACCACACTGGAGCGCACAGAGGGTCTCTCTGTCCTCAACCAAGCCATGGCTGCCATCAAAGAGAAGATTGAGGAGAAGCGAGGAGTGTTTAACATCCAGATGGAG GCGAAGGTTGTGACCGACATAGATGAGACAGAGCTGGCCCGCCAGctggagcaactggagagagagaacgctGAGGTGGACGGAGATGacgaggatggagagatggaggccAAGGCAGAGGACTAA